The following DNA comes from Streptomyces sp. NBC_00690.
CTCTCCAGATTGAGACCGTTGAAGCCGGGCTGTCCGGTCGCCCAGGCGTCGGCGGCGGCGACACGGTCGACATCGACGCCCCACAGCCCATTGGTCCCACGCCTCATGATCGCCAGCGCATCGGTATCCATTCCGATCTTCTCGCGCAGATAGTTCTCGTACGGGGTGCGGGCCAGCGCTGCCTTCTTCTGGGCGTCCGTCATTCCCGGAAAGAAGTCTTCGGTGGTGGTGTACAACCGGACGAGCGCCGCCCTGCTCGCATCGCTCATCGGGAGCTTGGTGACGTACGAGGCCCAGGACTCGCCGGACTCCCGGATCACCAGCCGATCCTTTCCCCAGCGCTCGGAGTTGAAAAGGGTCCCACTGCGCAGCGCGTACTGCTGGTAGGCATCGGATTTGACGGTGGCTTCCAGTGCCTTGAAGTCGACACCGAGATCCCTGGTCACCAGTCTGTACGCCTCGCGGGACCAGGTGCTGGGGGTGTCCATGTTCACGGTGCCGCCGTGGGAGAGCAGCGTGTGGCGGCCCACGCGGAACTCATTGCGCCGCGCGTGTCCGCCGAAGTCGTCGAGGGCGTCGAGGATGAGGATGCGGGCGCGCGATCCGACGGCCTTGCGGTAGAAGTGCGCCGCGGCCAGCCCACTCAGTCCCGCGCCGACGACGACGAGATCGTAGGACTCGCGCGTGTCCTTGATGGAGCCCGGGGCGAACTTGCCGTCGCGCACCGAGTGGGCGACTTCGAACGAACCGGCCTGCTGTCCCCTGAGGCCGGTTTCAGTGGGCGGGTACGACGTGTGTCCACCGTGTCCATGTCCGTGCTCATGTCCGTGTCCGTGGCCCTTGTCATGGCGAGGGCCCGGTGCGGCTTGGGCAACGCCGGGCAGTGCTGCCGCCACCGCAACACCGGCGGTGCTGACGGCCACCCCGTCCAGAAAGTCCCTGCGGGTGATTTTCCGGGTCATTCCAAGCTCGCGATCACTGAATCTGGGCATACCCGACCCCTATGAGAGATGTGCGAATTCCGGACCTGGATTGCTAGTTGGGCATGCTATACCGCACATAACCGGCTTCGTAATAACTAAATTCGTTGTTCAATGACCCATCTGATGCGAAATCAGTTGTGGCGAATGTCTTGTGCGGGACTGAGTGGCCGAAATCGCTGCTGTCGTGCACTCGCCTTCGCCGTTGGCCGGCGGCTCCACCGCTCCCAGGGAGCGCCCGTACCCGTGTCACCCGGACGGCCGATCGGTTCACTCTCTCGCCCATCGCGGAGAGCGCGCAGCGGCGCCGCGAATGAAGGTGGGACCAGCCCTTCCCCCAGCAGAAGAGAGACCCCTCATGGCCGTACCACCCTCCTCCAGTGCGCGGCGCCGCATAGTGCGCGTGACCGCTCTGTCCGCCGCGCTGACGGCAGCGGTGTTCGCGACCGGGCCCGCGATGGCCGGCGGTGACCCTTCCGGAGCCAGCCACCCGGAACCCACCGCGCAGGGAGTGAAGCCGACCGTGGTCCTGGTCCACGGTGCCTTCGCGGACGCGTCAGGATGGAACGCCGTGGTCGAGCGGCTCCAGCACCGCGGCTATCCGGTGGTCGCTCCTCCGAACCCCCTCCGCGGCGTTCTCAGCGACTCCGCCTATGTCGCCTCCGTCCTCAAGAGCATCAAGGGACCGATCGTGCTCGCCGGGCACTCCTACGGCGGGGCGGTCATCAGCCAGGCGGCGGCCGGAAACGAAAACGTGAAGGCGCTGGTGTACGTATCGGCCTTCATGCCGGACGTGGGCGAGAACCCTGCCACGCTGTCCACGAAGTTCACCGGCAGTGACCTCGGTACCGCGCTGCGCCCGGTTCCCTACACCGACGGCACTACGAGCGGCACCGACCTGTACATCCAGAACGACAAGTTCCACGCCGTGTTCGCCGCGGACCTTCCCGAGGCCCAGACGCGGGTCATGGCGGTGGAGCAGCGCCCCGTCGCCCAGGCGGGCTTCGGCCAGAACGCGACCGCCGCCGCGTGGCGGACGATTCCGTCCTGGTTCATCGTCGCGAAGAACGACAAGGCCATCGCCCCCGACTTGGAGCGGTTCGAGGCGGCGAGGGCCAAGTCCCACACGGTCGAGGTCGAATCCTCACACGTGGCGATGATGTCCCATCCCGATCTCGTCGCCGATCAGATCCGCAACGCCGCACACACCACCGTCGGCAACGCCCAGTAGCGGATCGGGATTCGGTCCACGCCACGTGGTCCGTTCTGGCGGCGCTCCTGCGCGCGGGGCGTGGACGCCGTGCCCAAGGGCCCGGGCCAACACCCGGGCCCGATGCGGTGCACCGTGCGCTGTGTCATGTGGGTCAGGGGCGGTTGTCGGCACGCCTTGGTCACCCAGCCCAAGCGATGACGTTCGACTTCACACCCGATGCGACCACCCAATAGCGGCCGGGGGCTTCCATGGGGAAGGCGCCGAACTCGCGAGTGCCGTCGGCGTCGATGGTGTGGATTCTCTGATCGTACGGACCGTCGGTGGTGTCCGTGTCCGTGTATGCGTAGATCATGACGTCCTCGTCCGGCTCGAAGCCGGTCATGTTGACGTTCATCTCATTGCGATGCCCCCGAACGATGAAGATCTTGCTCGACGGCCTGTTGGTCTGCGCAGAGGTGGAAGGGGTTTCTCGCGGCACCGGTCGTCGGGGGATGGACTTCCGCGATGACGCAGCAGGTGATGACGAAGGACGGGGGGAGTCAAGGGCCTCGCTGGCCGGGCTGTCCGTGCTGGCCTTGTTGTCCGGGGCGCGCGAGGGCCGGCGCGGCGGTGCTTGTGGGGGAGTCGTGGACGCGGAGCGGGACATCGTTGTGGTGAGTCCGTCGGCTGGTCCGGTTGCGGGTGCGCGAATCCCCCGACGGCCCGGCTCCGCAGAGAAGGGCATGCTGACGACGAGGGCGATGGCGACGACGGTCGTGATCAACAACGCGATCAGAAGCGCAGTACGAGGCTTGCGCTGACCTGCACGCAGCAGCCTGCGCAGCCGGCCCAACTCCCTTGCATTGGCATCGAGCTCCAACGCGATGGCCCGTAGCACTTCGTCGTGGTCACCCCCGAAGGCACGTGACGGGAGGGTCGGCTCGATGAGCCTCTGCCGCTGGACGGTGGCCCGGGGAACCCGGCCCGTTCGAGCGTGTTCCAGCGCCCACTTCTCTGCCCACTGCTCGGCCGCGTGCCGCAGCCGGTTGGCCCGCTTCTTGTCCGCTCTGGCCCGTCTCAGCTGTGACTCGGCCCGTCGACGGCGCTTTCGGAGGTGGTTCCGCTCCAACTGGACGCTCCGCAAGCCCCGTGTGCTCGGCACCGGCCCGTCATCGAGCCCACGCAGCTGGGACTCCAGTGAATCGATGGCCTCCAGCAGCTTCCACACCAGCGTCGTACTGAAGCGCTCGGCATCATTTGCGTCCAACACGAGTTGGACGATGCCGCTGTTGGCGAAGCCGCCGGGCCCCGCATACGCGTCTCCCGTATCCCGGGCCTGTTGTACGGGGGTTTCGTTCGGCGGTCGTATCAGTGATGGTTCGGCCGTCGGATCAACATCACCGGGTTGGCCTGCGCCGCGCCCCACCGGTAAGGGGCGACTCTCTTCGGGCGGGTCCTCCTGTGCGGACATGCGGGGTCTTCTCGCGAAACTCCTGGCTAGGTCGTGGGCTTGTCGGCGGAGTACACACCCGAGCAGGCGAAGCTGCCGGGCCCCTGTGCCGTGACTTTCCCGGAGTCCTGCACCCGCATCGGGATGCCGTCGGCACCGCTTCCGCGCACCCCGCCGCTGACCGCCGTGCCTCCGTCGCTCGCGCTTGCCCGTCCCGAACCGGTCACGATGTCCACCGCATCCGTCGCCCTGCGGGGCTCGGCAGCACCGGGGGAGGTGAACAGGCTCCACACCAGAGCGACCACTCCCGTGGCGCCCTGAACGGAAGCGGCGACCAACCGACCACTATCGGGGCCGCCGAGCAGCCAATACAGGGGCGTTGAGGCGATCGCCGCCGCCGCGCCCGTCATGATCGCAACCTTCATGCCCTTCGACACGACCACGCTTTCCTCCCCCGGTGCTTCACGCTCCATCAGACGGTCCGAGGTCGGAAGACCTCGACGCTCCGCCCTTTGCGCTCGTCGCTCCTCAGCCGACCGGCACGATGAGCTGGCGGCGGACAAGTACGCGCACCGGGTCTAACGACAATCGGCCGGGTAGGTGACGATCGCCCCTGGAGCGAACGGCTGCGGGGAACCCGGTCGACGCAAGGCGTAACCCCAGGGGCACTCCCGAAGTCCCCGTGCTACGCGCTCGCAAGGGTCGGTGGTGAACCATCCTCCTGCTCGGCAGACCGAACAGGGCCGCCCATAGAGGGATCTGGCTACTTGGCCGCCCACAGTCCCAGGTGATTCTCACCCGTGTCAGCCGCCCGTCGCAGCGCGTCCGGGGATCCCAGCACGTCGTGCGGGAGGTAGCCGGACCTGACGTTCAACTCCCATCCGTGCACTTGAACCGCCAGGCAGGCCAGGCCGAGGACGCCCAACGGGAACAGGGTTCTGGGGGCGGGATCGGGGCCCGTGTTCTCGCGGTGCTCGATGAGTCGGGCCACGAGCGCCCGCTCGAAGGCTCGCTGGTCGTCGTCGAGGAGTACGCGAAGGAGTCGCTGATCCGGTGTCAGAGTGTCGAAGGCATCCAGTTTCAAGGCCGCTTCGGCGCGCTCATCGGCAGCGGGCTTGCACAGGGGCACGGTGGGCCAGTCCCGGGGGAGATGGCCATCGGCCTGCCTGAGGTAGCCGCACAGCGCGTCCATTTCAGCGAGGTCGGCCGGATCCGACGTCGAGTTCAGAAATGAGTACGGCACCCCCTTGTGGATCTCGGGTGCGTAGTCCTCGCGCAGCAGGAGACCAACCACCCGCTGCCACTCCCACACCAGGCCACTCACCAGGGATACGGCAAAGGTGTCGAGCCAGGTCCTGGCCGTGGGGGCGATGTCGACGGCGTCGCCAAAGTCGGTGTCCTCGCTGGTGAGCGTCTCCCCGATGAGCGGGAAGACGATCTCCTGGTCGCCGTTGGGGAAGCAACCAACGCTCAATATGCCCAGGGAACACTCCGCCGCGGTCCGCAGTGCGGACCGCGATGGTTCGTCGAAGGTCGCCCCCTTCTCCAGACTGCGAGCGGCGACATGGTCCATGAGCTCGTCGTGCATCTCCCGCAGCTTCTGCGGTGAAGGGTCTTCGTCGCACAAGGCGTTCCACCGCTGCCGGGTCCGTCGGTCGATGTCATCGAGTGCCCGAGCCGCTTGCTCTCCACTGACCTCGTGACGGGTCACTTCCCGCATGTCTGCCGTCCCATCATGATCTTTTCGGCTGGATCCGGCACGCTACCAGCGGGCTCGGACATGGCCGTGGGCTCGGCGCAGTACATCGGGAGCAACGGGAGCTCCACACCGGGCGCACCACTCGTGAAGGGCGGTGCGAAGGGCCGGTGATGGGTCACATCGCCTTACCGACGATCGTTGTGGTTTGGCATCATGGTGGTATGACGCAACGGAAGCCGCCCGGTGTCCCCTTCGAGGGCTGGGTCGACCACCAGATCCATGAGGCGGAGAAGCGCGGCGAGTTCGCGAGCCTTCCCGGCTTTGGGAAGCCCTTGTCGAACGACAGTGCTCCGTATGACGAGATGTGGTGGATCAAGGCGAAGATGGCACGTGAGGGAGCCTCCTACCTCTCCCCGGTCATCGAGTGCCGCAAGGAAGTCGAGGATCTGCCCGCATCCCTTTCGCAGGTGATGAGTGAGGCGGAGGTGCGGCAGCGGGTGTCGGACCTCAACAAGAAGATCACTGATCTCCTGCTGATGCCTCCGCCGGGGCCACCGTTGGGAATCAAGCGTCTCGATGTGAAGGAGATCCTGCGCGAGTGGCGCCGGGCGAGGGATTCCGGCCGGTGAATCCCGCCCTCGGACGCACTGGACCGATGGCCCTGATGCTGGTGGGGCGAGGGCCCACTTCCTAGGCTTCGGCGTCCGCCGCCCGATAGAGCTCGGCGACGTCGATCTTCTTCATGCCGAGCATCGCCTTCATGGCGCGCTGGGCGCGCTTTTGGTCTGGGTCGCTGAGCAGCTCACCGAGTGCGGCGGGGGCCACCTGCCAGGACAGCCCGTACTTGTCCTTCAGCCAGCCGCACGGCCCTTCCTGGCCGCCTTCGGACAGCTTGCTCCAGTAGTGGTCGACCTCTTCCTGATCGGCACAGTTGATCAGAAGCGAGATCGCCTCGCTGAAGGTGAACTCCGGGCCGCCGTTGATCGCGGTGTACGGCTGCCCGTCGAGGACGAAGTCGACCGTCAGTACGGTGCCTGCCGGGCGTGGACCGGCCTCGCCGTAGTGCGAGACGTTCGTGATCTTCGAGTTCGGGAAGACCGATACGTAGAACTGCGCTGCGTCCTCACCTTGGGTGTCGAACCAGAGATTGGGCGTCACGGTGGGCATCGCATTCCCCTTGTCGTCGTGCTGTGGCTCTCTCCGCTTTCCCTGTATGGACTGTCGGGCCGCTCGGAACTCATCGCCTTCGACCGGCCGGATGCTCCAAGGGACCGACACTGCCATCGTGCGGGACATGATCGGGTCTCGCCGAACGGGTGGCACACGGTCCGTTCGCTGGACACGACTGGCCGTCACATCGATCGGGAGCCCCTGGACGGATGGAGCCGACGCGGTGCAGTCCCGCAGGGTTCTCCCCTGCGGGACTGCACCGCGTCGACTCCATCAGCGGCTCCCACTGCGGAGCGGGCTCAGAGCAGGATGCGCATTGGGTGTTCGATGCGTTCCTTGAAGGCGCCCAGCCATTGCGCGGCGAGTGCCCCGTCCAGGACACGGTGATCGCCGGAGAGAGTGACGGTCATGATCGTGGCCGATGTGATGCCACCGTCGTCGTCCACGACCGCGCGACGCGTGGCCGCGCCCACCGCGAGGATTCCCGCATGGGGCGGATTGATGATCGCGCCGAACCGTTCGATCCCGTACATTCCGAGATTCGAAACGGTGAACGAGCCTCCTTCGAGGTCGGACTGGCTCAGTCGGCCTTCCCTCGCCCGCCCGGCCAGATCGGCGACGGTGCGGCCGATGTCGCCGATCGAGCGGGTGTCGACGTTGCGTACGACCGGGGTGACCAAGCCGCCGTCGATGGCGACCGCAACCGCAATCGAGACCGACGAGAACCTGCGGATCGCATCCGGCGTCCAGATCGCATTGGCCTCGGGCACGTCCTGGAGAGCTCCGGCGACCGCCTTTACGACGAAGTCGTTGACGGACGGGGTCGGTGTGTTCGGTCCGTGGTCGGCCTTCATCGTCCGACGCAGCTCCAACAGTGCGTCGACGCGGCAGTCGATGTCCATGTAGAAGTGCGGAACGGTGCTCTTGCTCTCGGTGAGTCGCCGGGCGATCGCACGGCGCATACCGGTGTGCGGCACATCGGTGAACTCGCCGTCGTCCGCGTGGCGCGGAACGGGTCGGCTCGCCTCGCTGGTTGCCGGTGAAGGTACGGCCCCGGGCCGGACCGCGGGTGCAGCCGGTTGCGCGAGGGTCGGTGCGACGGGTTGTTGCGCCGCGTCTGCCTTGAACCGGTCGAGGTCGCGACGGACGATGCGTCCGCCGGGGCCCGTGCCGACCACCGTGGTGAGATCCACCTTTCGATCGCGGGCGAGCCGCCGTACGAGCGGGCTGGCGAACAGACGCTCCCGGGACGGCAACTCTGCCACCGGCACGGAGTTCTCGGTGTACTCCTGTTGCTGTGTGTCCGGGCGGGCAGTCGATGCCTCGGCGGGAGCCGTGGCTGTCTCGGCCGGGGCCGGGGCGTCACCTTCACCGTCGGCAGACGTACCAGACGTACCAGACGTACCAGACGTACCAGACGTACCAGACGTACTGGACGAAGCAGGTCCACCGGAGACCTCGGCCAGTGCCTGCTCGGCCGTCTCACCTGCGACAGCCAGTACGAGCATCGGTGTACCGACCGTGACCGGCGTGCCGAGCTCGACGAGGAAACCCGCGACCGTGCCGGCCTGCTCGGCCTCGTAGTCGACCGCGGCTTTCTCGGTCTCGATCTCCGCGATCGCCTGTCCGACCGACACCTCCTGGCCCGGTGCGACGTGCCAGGCCAGCACGATGGCTTCGGCCATGCCGGTCAGGACTTCGGGCATGCGGATGACAAGGGCCATCAGTTCCCTCCCATGGCGGCCAGGCTGCGTCGGAGCGCGGCGGCGATGTCATCGACCTGTGCGATGGACGCTGCTTCGAGCACCCGGGAGATGCTGGGGCTCGCCTCACCACCGGTGACCCGCTCGACCGGCTGATCCAGCCAGTCGAAGTACCGGCGCTGGATCTCATCGGCGAGCCAGCCACCGTAGGAGGTGCCCTGTGCGCCCTGCTCGACGATGAGCACCGCGTTCGTCTTGCGGATGCTCGCACCGATGGTGTCCCAGTCGATCGACGCCCGGTCGAGCCAGCGCAGATCGATCAGATCGGCGTCCGCACCGGTGTTCTCGATCGCTTCGAGTGCCTTGTGCACCATCGACAGATAGCTGATCACGGTGATGTCGGAGCCGGTGCGGCGCACAGCCGCGACACCCAGGGGAAGCTGGTAGTCGAGATCGCCCTCGGGCACGTCCTGTGACACTCCGTACAGGTCGACGTGTTCGATCACGAGGACCGGATCCGAGAGGGCCATGGCGGTGTTGAACAGCCCGATGTAGTCGGCCGCTGTGGAAGGGGCCACGATGCGCCAGCCGGGGCTGGTGGCGAAGATTCCGGCTGGATCCATGAGGTGCTGCGAGCCGTAACCGGAACCCATGGCCACCTTGGTGCGCAGCACGAGGGGGACGGCGCTGTCGCCGCCGAACATGTGGCGGGCCTTGCCGATCTGGTTGAACACCTGGTCGGCCGCGACCCAGAGGAAGTCGGGGTACATGAACTCGATGACGGGCCGGAACCGACCGTCCAGTGCCAGGCCGGCGCCCAGGCCAGCGAAGGCGTTCTCGCTGATCGGCGTACCCAGTACGCGATCGGGTGCAACCTGTAGTGCCCGCTTGGTCACGCCGTTGGTTCCACCACCGAGGCGGTGCACGTCCTCGCCGAGGACGACGACCCTCGGGTCTTGCGCCATCCGGCGTCCGAGGACATCGGAAGCCGCCGTGACAAATCGTTTCTGCTCGGCAGGTCCGTCGTACGTCGCCGGGTCGAGGGTACGGGCGCCGGCCAGCTCGCTGGCGTCGCCGCGCAGACCGTCGTTGGCCGTGGCGGGGTCGGGCCAGTGCGCCGGCATGATCCGTCGCTTGCCCTGGTTGTCCGGATCGGCTTCGACGAGCTCTTCCGTGAGCTGTCGCATCGCCTCGCGCGCCTGCTCGCGGACCCCGGCCGCGGCTGCTTCGTCGAGCAGCCCGAGGCGGGACATCTCCCGCTCGGTCTTCAGGATGGGGTCGCGTTCGCGCCAGGCCGCCTCTTCCTCCTTGGTGCGGTACCCGAAGGCGCTGCCGGTGTACCCGCCGTTCTGGTGGAAGTAGCGGTAGACGTCGGCCTCGATGATGCACGGCCCTCCGCCGCCGCGCATGACCTCCTCCGCCTGGGCCATGGCGAGGTGTACGGCGAGGGGGTCCATCCCGTCGACGCGCCACGATGGAATGCCGAATCCGAGGCCACGGCCCGAGAGCCTGTCTTCGCGGGTGACCTCCGCGACCCGTGTCGAGACGGCGTAGAGGTTGTTCTCGATGAAGAAGCACAGCGGCAGGTCCCAGGCCGCCGCGAGGTTCAGTGTCTCCAGGACCGATCCGATGTTGACCGCTCCGTCGCCGAAGTAGGTGACGGTCAGGTCGTCGGTGTTGGAGTGGCGCTGCGCCCAGGCGTTGCCGGCTGCCAGCGGGACGCCGCCTCCGACGATCGCGTTGCTGCCCAGGGCGCCGGCTTCGAGCCACTGCAAGTGGATCGAACCGCCGCGTCCCTTGGTGAAGCCCTGGGCGAGTCCGAGGATCTCCGCGAGCGTGCGGCGCAGCACCGTGCGGACGCCGTCGTCCACGAGGTTCTCCAGGTCGACCTCGCCCTTGGTGACATGGGTGAGGGCCTTGGAGAGGAACTGGTGGTGGCTGCGGTGCGAGCCGTTGATGCCGTCGGAGGTCCGCAATCCGATCGCTGAGCCGACGGCACCGCCTTCCTGCCCGATGCTGGAGTGGGCGGGACCGTGTACGAGTCCCTCACCGGCGAGGTCGAGCACCGTTTCCTCGAAGGCCCGGATGAGGTGCAGCTGGGCGAGCATGCCGCGCAGCAGGTCGGGATCGGCCTTTCCCCAGTCGGCCTGTGTGGCGGTGAACTCCACCCAAGGGCGGATCGGTTCCAAACGTCGTTGGCGCGGCAAGGCTCCTCCGTGGCGGTCGGGCGCAACAGCGCGTCGTCGCGCCGTCGAAGCTGCGGCAAAAGTAGACCCAATAGGATCCAATCGCAATACCTTGTTGTGTCATGTGCCAGAAATTGTCGGAGTCTGGTCGCTCATTGTATCCAA
Coding sequences within:
- a CDS encoding alpha/beta hydrolase; translated protein: MAVPPSSSARRRIVRVTALSAALTAAVFATGPAMAGGDPSGASHPEPTAQGVKPTVVLVHGAFADASGWNAVVERLQHRGYPVVAPPNPLRGVLSDSAYVASVLKSIKGPIVLAGHSYGGAVISQAAAGNENVKALVYVSAFMPDVGENPATLSTKFTGSDLGTALRPVPYTDGTTSGTDLYIQNDKFHAVFAADLPEAQTRVMAVEQRPVAQAGFGQNATAAAWRTIPSWFIVAKNDKAIAPDLERFEAARAKSHTVEVESSHVAMMSHPDLVADQIRNAAHTTVGNAQ
- a CDS encoding alpha-ketoacid dehydrogenase subunit alpha/beta; protein product: MPRQRRLEPIRPWVEFTATQADWGKADPDLLRGMLAQLHLIRAFEETVLDLAGEGLVHGPAHSSIGQEGGAVGSAIGLRTSDGINGSHRSHHQFLSKALTHVTKGEVDLENLVDDGVRTVLRRTLAEILGLAQGFTKGRGGSIHLQWLEAGALGSNAIVGGGVPLAAGNAWAQRHSNTDDLTVTYFGDGAVNIGSVLETLNLAAAWDLPLCFFIENNLYAVSTRVAEVTREDRLSGRGLGFGIPSWRVDGMDPLAVHLAMAQAEEVMRGGGGPCIIEADVYRYFHQNGGYTGSAFGYRTKEEEAAWRERDPILKTEREMSRLGLLDEAAAAGVREQAREAMRQLTEELVEADPDNQGKRRIMPAHWPDPATANDGLRGDASELAGARTLDPATYDGPAEQKRFVTAASDVLGRRMAQDPRVVVLGEDVHRLGGGTNGVTKRALQVAPDRVLGTPISENAFAGLGAGLALDGRFRPVIEFMYPDFLWVAADQVFNQIGKARHMFGGDSAVPLVLRTKVAMGSGYGSQHLMDPAGIFATSPGWRIVAPSTAADYIGLFNTAMALSDPVLVIEHVDLYGVSQDVPEGDLDYQLPLGVAAVRRTGSDITVISYLSMVHKALEAIENTGADADLIDLRWLDRASIDWDTIGASIRKTNAVLIVEQGAQGTSYGGWLADEIQRRYFDWLDQPVERVTGGEASPSISRVLEAASIAQVDDIAAALRRSLAAMGGN
- a CDS encoding immunity 49 family protein, whose amino-acid sequence is MREVTRHEVSGEQAARALDDIDRRTRQRWNALCDEDPSPQKLREMHDELMDHVAARSLEKGATFDEPSRSALRTAAECSLGILSVGCFPNGDQEIVFPLIGETLTSEDTDFGDAVDIAPTARTWLDTFAVSLVSGLVWEWQRVVGLLLREDYAPEIHKGVPYSFLNSTSDPADLAEMDALCGYLRQADGHLPRDWPTVPLCKPAADERAEAALKLDAFDTLTPDQRLLRVLLDDDQRAFERALVARLIEHRENTGPDPAPRTLFPLGVLGLACLAVQVHGWELNVRSGYLPHDVLGSPDALRRAADTGENHLGLWAAK
- a CDS encoding VOC family protein, which codes for MPTVTPNLWFDTQGEDAAQFYVSVFPNSKITNVSHYGEAGPRPAGTVLTVDFVLDGQPYTAINGGPEFTFSEAISLLINCADQEEVDHYWSKLSEGGQEGPCGWLKDKYGLSWQVAPAALGELLSDPDQKRAQRAMKAMLGMKKIDVAELYRAADAEA
- a CDS encoding dihydrolipoamide acetyltransferase family protein, with the protein product MALVIRMPEVLTGMAEAIVLAWHVAPGQEVSVGQAIAEIETEKAAVDYEAEQAGTVAGFLVELGTPVTVGTPMLVLAVAGETAEQALAEVSGGPASSSTSGTSGTSGTSGTSGTSADGEGDAPAPAETATAPAEASTARPDTQQQEYTENSVPVAELPSRERLFASPLVRRLARDRKVDLTTVVGTGPGGRIVRRDLDRFKADAAQQPVAPTLAQPAAPAVRPGAVPSPATSEASRPVPRHADDGEFTDVPHTGMRRAIARRLTESKSTVPHFYMDIDCRVDALLELRRTMKADHGPNTPTPSVNDFVVKAVAGALQDVPEANAIWTPDAIRRFSSVSIAVAVAIDGGLVTPVVRNVDTRSIGDIGRTVADLAGRAREGRLSQSDLEGGSFTVSNLGMYGIERFGAIINPPHAGILAVGAATRRAVVDDDGGITSATIMTVTLSGDHRVLDGALAAQWLGAFKERIEHPMRILL
- a CDS encoding J-domain-containing protein; this translates as MTQRKPPGVPFEGWVDHQIHEAEKRGEFASLPGFGKPLSNDSAPYDEMWWIKAKMAREGASYLSPVIECRKEVEDLPASLSQVMSEAEVRQRVSDLNKKITDLLLMPPPGPPLGIKRLDVKEILREWRRARDSGR